The following proteins are co-located in the Ammospiza caudacuta isolate bAmmCau1 chromosome 32, bAmmCau1.pri, whole genome shotgun sequence genome:
- the LOC131570022 gene encoding LOW QUALITY PROTEIN: RAS guanyl-releasing protein 2-like (The sequence of the model RefSeq protein was modified relative to this genomic sequence to represent the inferred CDS: inserted 2 bases in 2 codons; deleted 5 bases in 5 codons), whose protein sequence is MSSSLDLDRAPTLDELLRGCVDAFDAQGKVRDPQLVRLFLATHPWYLPQAEVASKLLTLLQESGGSAEGPSLRLKIGHLVRYWVRAFPRELSGDPQVLGRLRELGAALGGDPQKTPLGLESLPEEGDAEAEGDDDEAGGDNGGVPVVGGGPHGGVGVAPPPRARFSMLLEPLEPPELALLLTHLEHRGYGGIRLRDIRVFARSAGTSSSPSLRRLVALSNGLSRWVQLRVLRPLAATQRAAALGQCLRLGQSLLELRNFNSLLAVVGGXGHGSIARLRRTLALLEPPLVQLWAQLAEAVGSAGNYRRYRALLGGAGGSGGFRVPALGVHLRDLVALEAALPDWGGPGRPHPNKLRARFALQGALLAGREQGPPGTPHPDLLRLLEVSLALGPSEEQLHXMSLQREPRESAPVRPGPPRAAPALPPERWVLPEPPRPDPEGLRPRLEQLVESIFRNFDVDGDGRISVEEFGIVRENFPHLPPLGELDTDMDGGLSRGEVLDYFLRCSQGPPPRPPHNFRGLRGLRAGPCESCGKLIWGLHKDGMECSSCGLRCHIACRDRLRPECRRRAQSVAAAPPEPPGPLPKSRPRSFSLSLPWPRRASLRPSDPPEENEEDEDGVFDTHL, encoded by the exons atGAGCAGCTCCCTGGACCTGGACCGAGCCCCCACCCTGGACGAGCTCCTGAGGGGCTGCGTCGATGCCTTCG ACGCTCAGGGCAAGGTTCGGGACCCCCAACTCGTGCGGCTCTTCCTGGCCACGCACCCCTGGTACCTGCCCCAGGCCGAGGTGGCCTCAAAGCTGCTGACCCT gctgcaggagtCGGGGGGCTCGGCCGAGGGTCCCTCCCTGCGCCTCAAAATCGGACACCTGGTGCG GTACTGGGTCCGGGCGTTCCCGCGGGAGCTCTCGGGGGACCCCCAAGTTTTGGGGCGGCTGCGGGAATTGGGGGCGGCGCTGgggggggacccccaaaaaacccccctgGGGCTGGAGAGCCT CCCCGAGGAAGGTGACGCTGAGGCCGAAGGTGACGATGACGAGGCCGGAGGCGACAATGGGGGTGTCCCCGTggtgggggggggtccccacgGGGGGGTCGGGGTCGCG CCCCCCCCCCGCGCGCGGTTCTCGATGCTCCTGGAGCCGCTGGAGCCGCCGgagctggcgctgctgctgaCACACCTGGAGCACCGCGGGTACGGGGGCATCAGG ctccGGGACATCCGCGTGTTCGCG CGCTCCGCGGGCACCTCGAGCTCTCCCTCGCTCCGCCGCCTGGTGGCGCTGTCCAACGGCCTCTCGCGCTGGGTGCAGCTGCGCGTGCTGCGCCCCCTGGCGGCCacgcagagagcggcagcgcTGGGGCAGTGCCTGCGCCTGGGCCAG agcctgctggagCTCCGCAATTTCAATTCGCTCCTGGCCGTGGTCGGGG TCGGCCACGGCTCCATCGCGCGCCTGCGCCGGaccctggccctgctggagccccCCCTGGTCCAG ctgtgggcacagctggccgAGGCCGTTGGGTCTGCGGGCAATTACCGCCGGTACCGGGCGCTGctggggggcgcggggggctcggggggcttCCGGGTGCCGGCGCTCGGGGTTCACCTGCGGGACCTGGTGGCGCTCGAGGCGGCGCTGCCCGACTGG GGGGGCCCGGGACGCCCCCACCCCAATAAACTGCGGGCCCGCTTCGCCCTGCAAGGGGCGCTGCTGGCGGGGCGGGAgcagggaccccccgggacc ccccaccCGGATTTGCTGCGGCTGCTGGAG GTGTCGCTGGCGCTCGGGCCCAgcgaggagcagctgc agatgTCGCTGCAGCGCGAGCCCCGCGAGAGCGCCCCCGTGAG gcCGGGCCCCCCCCGAGCTGCCCCCGCCCTCCCCCCCGAGCGCTGGGTCCTGCCCGAGCCCCCCCGGCCCGACCCCGAGGGGCTCCGGCCCCGCCTCGAGCAGCTCGTGGAG TCCATTTTCCGGAATTTCGACGTGGACGGGGACGGGCGGATCTCGGTGGAGGAATTTGGGATCGTGCGGGAAAATTTCCCCCACCTGCCCCCGCTGGGGGAGCTGGACACGGACAT ggacGGGGGGCTCAGCCGGGGGGAGGTCCTGGATTATTTCCTGCGCTGCAGCCAAGGACCCCCCCCGCGACCCCCCCACAATTtccgggggctgcgggggctcCGCGCGGGGCCCTGCGAGAGCTGCGGGAAACTG ATTTGGGGTCTGCACAAGGACGGGATGGAGTGCAGCA GCTGCGGCCTGCGCTGTCACATCGCCTGTCGCGATCGGCTCCGCCCCGAGTGTCGCCGCCGGGCCCAAAGCGTCGCCGCAGCCCCCCCGgagcccccaggacccctccccaaatcccgg CCCCGCTCCttcagcctctccctgccctggccccgCCGCGCCTCGCTGCGCCCCTCAg acccccccgaGGAgaatgaggaggatgaggatggagtGTTTGACACCCACCTGTGA